The nucleotide sequence CCAGTTATCCCAGTAGGGTTTGGTGGCATCGTTTTCTTTAAAAAGTTCGCTGACCTTCTGGGCTTGTTTAACCAACTCGGTAGCCACTTTTTTGCCGTATTCGGCATCATCTTTAACCAAGGCGTAGAGAGCGGCGGCATCAATGCGTGCCTTGGAGATAGGTTTCATCTCACCCTTCTTGGTGTCCATAACCATTGGCAGAATGTATTGCTCCCAAAATATTTTACTGAAAGCATTCTTTTCGATGTTTTCACGAATGCGAGGTACATCTGCAGGGCTCATTAGTACGCGTGGGTGTATCCCGACCGCCGGAATCTTACTCAAGACATCTATTTGATAACCCTTATTCTTATAAACCAACTGCGGCTCAGGCTGGAGGTGGGGCACAGACCTTTTATTCAATACCGATTCCCCATCGGGGAAGCCTTGTACGGGTGGAATATCCAGCGCCGCCGAACAGGAAGTAAGTGAAGACAGCATCAGGCTTAGCATAGATATGGTGGTGATGAGTTTCATGAGTCTCCAGTCTAATTTATTATTTTTTTATCTACAGCAAAAAAGATTCCAGTAGTAGCCCGAAACATTAATGTATTCTATATAGTATTCTATAAGTAACAAAAGTCAAATGACTTATTTTTTTATCTACAGCAAAAAAGATTCCAGTAGTAGCCCGAAATATTTATGTATTCTATAGTCCAGAAAAGTCAAATGACTTATTTGTCTCCGTCATTAGCTATTACTTTGGCAATGAATGAGATTTACTTGAATAACTGAGTTCTTAAGAAACGGATCAAAGCCCTAATCCATGCTTACAGCATTCATAATATATTCATGCTTACAGCATTATTAGCTAATACTTTTTTACTCTATATTGTCGCCGGATTAATAGTGACTCCTCGCCGGATTAATAGGCGCGCCATGGTAGCTTAGGGTCTTGAATCTCTTTTAGATATTGCTTCGGCTTCGAGACGCTGGTATTTATTTTGTGCCCAGTTGGAATCATAGGGAAGTCCGTTGTTTTTGAAAATGAGTGAGCGCATGTCTTGTTCATAATGACAGTCTGTATCCATTGCTTTGAGTTCATCAATAAATTGCTTGCCAATTTTGAGCCAGTCTATGGCGTTGAGTAGAGTAAGACGAGCATAACTTTTCTGATCAAAGAGGGTTCGCAAGCATGGATAGGCTTCTTCGCTATGGCCATTTTTTATGAGCGCGTAAGCCGCAAAAATGCGCACCTCGTGAGACTCGTCGGAAAGGCAGTGTTTAAGTTTGCTTATGGATGGCTTACTTAAGTTGTTTAAACGGCAGAAAGCCGTAGCCGCCCAATAGCGAATCCCTAGATCTTGGGAGTTTAACATATTACAGAGCTGTACTTGATCTGAGTTTTTTGCGCTGATCGCAAAATCGGCAGCATCTAGCAGTGCGGGCAAATTATAAAGCTCCGGTTTACGGATGAGTTCATAAATCGTCATTTTATATTTTTGCGCTAAACGCAAACGTTCACTTTCGGGAAGTAAGCCTGAATCAAAGATTTCTAGCTGATACTCACGCATGGCTTGCTTGAGCTCTTTAAGTTTTTGACTATAAGGTTCGTCCTTGGCAAGGTTATTAATATTGTCGTAATCCTTGTTGGAGTCATAGAGCTCGTCACTATCTTTGGCGCCAAAGATACGGCCTGTAATGCTATCTGTAAGTCCTTGTTGATGTTGTTCACGCCATTCCTGAGTCGCTTTCATAATATTGGGATACATCAGGTTCTGCCCGGTGGGAACAAAAGGCAGGTAGTTTTTGATGTAAATAAATTCTTTATCTCTAATCATCCTAGCATTATCTATGCGTTCATCAGCACGTTCGCGAAAGGAGAAGTGAAATGAGGCTTCTGGTTCAATTTCTGAGCCTAAAAATATACGCCCCTGAAAATTTGCGGGAATCGCAGATTGACTAATGCTGAGCCAGGTTTTGGGCATATCCACAAAACTTACCAGGCGGTGAATAACGCTCCCGGGCATTTGAGTCGGCCAAAGTTCTTTATATTTTGGCGGAATGCGCAAAATGAGCGGGCAGTGAGTTCCCGAATTATAGATAAAACGTTTGCTGCGGAACATCACACCGCCGTGATCAGAACTATAGATTACAATGGTATTATTCTCCAGGCCATCCTTTTTAAGCTCTTTAAGGATGTTTCCAACCTGGCGATCCATGTCCTCAATGTTATCTAAATAACGAGCATAGTTCTGGCGCATGACTTTAGTATTTGGGTGATATTTGAAGGGAGTGATTTGTTTGGGGTCATGACGGGTTTGATCAATTAAGCCAAAGGCTTGGCTCTCGTGGGAATCGTGAATATTTATTTGGCAAAAGAAAGCTTTACCTTTTGGAGCCTTCTTCCACCCATAGATCTTTTGGGAATCATTTTTGTCATTATCCCAGCAATCAAAATCGTCGCGTCCGCCAATATTGTAATCTGTTTTGAAGTGATTGGAGACGTAATAGCCATTTTTTTTCAAGTGATCGGGGAAATAGCTGATTTGATCGTGTGGGATAGGGTAGTGGCTACGCATGGGCTGAGTTCCCATAGCAACCGCATGAATGCCTGTAATCCATGTAGAGCGTGAAGGGGCACATACCGCCGCATTTGAATAACATTGAGTATAGGTAAAGCCCTCGCCGGCAAGTTTATCTAAATTGGGGGTTGTGGCATTTTTGTTGCCGTAAACTCCTAACCAGTTGGCACTATTATCTTCGCTGACAATCCACAGGATATTAGGCTTTTGTAGAGCCATAGAATTGAATGATAAGCTAAGAAGGATGATGAGCTTGTGCAATTTCATTTTAATTCCCACACTTTAAATTTTTTGAAGATGGCATGACTTGGGGACATCTGATGCCTGTTTTAAGCCATTGACTTATAGGCTTCGGGATGATGATTGAAGATACTGGACAGTTCTTTTGCTTTGATAAAACAAAATCGTCTGCCAGAAAGCTAAAGCACAGTGTGATCATGGCCTTTTCACAATCGGAAATTAGCTCAGTTAATGAGGGACCAGCAACAAATTCTTGGAGCTTTTTCTGCTCATTAATTTTATTCTCTTCATCACTTAGTTTTTTATTCCAACGGTAATTTTTTGGCTTGAGTAAACGGTAATTTACACTAAAGCATACGGCACCACGAGATGCAAAGTAACGCATTTGGGGGATGAAATTCTCGGGTTCTCCAGCGACCCAACCACCGCCGTGAATGAAGACAAATGCGGGCCGTTTATCAGATTCTTGCCAATTGTCAGGCAAGCTGGAAATTAAGCGCAATTGATGTTTTGAGTCAATGATTTCATTTTTGATCTCGCGTTTATCATGTTCCGCAAAATAGCGTAAATCATTAGCTTGTACGATGGTTCCAAACATAATTAGAAGCGAAAAAAGGTTCATGTTTTACCGTTTACTACTATTTCTTATAATGAGTTCAGACTGAACTGTATGGTGTTCTTTCTCTTCAAGTTCTCCGTTGATGTCACGAAGTAAGACATCGATGGCTAAACGACCGAGATTTCCAAAGTGTTGCTCGATGCTAGTGATATCTAGCTTATGAGCAATTTTGGTGTTGTCGTAGCCTACTAAGGCAATATCGCTAGGGATACTCACACCCTTTTGTAAGCATATTTTTACAAGTTCAATTGCGCACTCATCGGTATCGCAAAAGACGGCATCAATACCATCGAAAACTTTTCTTTTTTTTGCTAATGCTTTGCAGTTCATTATTGGGTAGGTTTTTAAATTGGCTAAGCCCAAAGATTTTTTGTACTGTTCATAACGCTTTTCTGTAAAACTAGGAGTATTAGCAGTACTTTTTGTGACAAAGAGGATGTTTTTATATGAAGATCCTAAGAGGTGAGTCATGACTTCAGAACTACCAGTGTCATTGCGATTAGTCACTAAATTACAGTTTCTATATTGGTGTTGAAAGTCATCTGGAACAACAACAAAGGGGATCTCTTCATCAATAAGATATTGAACACCCGGGGAGACTTTGCCATCGTTCCAACTTGGCCAAATCACGAAACCATCGACTTTTTGCTTCTCCAATAGTTGCTTGATTTGCGTGACTTCTTTTTTTACATTACCGAGTGTTCCTGCTGATACAGCGACAACTTCATTAAACTTTTCTGCTTCGCTATACATACCTTCAATTAATTGTTCGTGAAGAGGTGAACCATATTTTGTATGTAATACTGCACCTAATACATGAGAACGCGGACGCTTTAATCGAGTGACCGTAATGCCTCGTTTTGGTGAAGTGTTGACGACTTCACGCTTTTTCAGTACGCCAATGGCGCGCTGCATGGTAACTCTAGAGACTTTATAAATATCACACAATCCATCAATTGTGGGAAGGCGTTCCTCATACTTCCCGTCTTTGATTTCTTGTTCCATTGTTTGTGCAACTTCTTTGTAGCCGGGCATAATACATTATCCTTAATAATTAAAATACTTATTGTATGATAATTTATATATTATAACGTTTTTTTTCCACTTGTAAGCTCCCGTTTTAATTGCATCCAGTAAGTTTAAAATCATAAATAATTAACCAGTCACACTTAAATCGCGATTTAAGCCGCATTTATGGCTGGAAGTGCAGGTGTTTAAGGGAGTTGAACCGCGCTCGATACTCTTTAAAGCAGTATTTAAAATATTAAATAGTTGCTTGTTTTGTTTTCTTACAAACAGACCAATACCTGGGCAGGGCGTATCTATAATGAACTCTCCCTTTTTCATTTCTTGCCCACTCCATGCATCAATGAACTCGTCGTTGGGAATAATGACCTTGCGCTGATTGATCCCTGGGTCTAAAACTGGGCAGATCATTAGGTCGGGACCCAAAAGGTATTGATTACAAATATTTTTCATACCTGAATTTGGGAAGGCAAATTCCATAGGCTGGATAAGTGGTGCAGAATTATCTTTAGCCATATTAGCAATGTAGTTCTGAAGAGCTTTATGGACCTTGGCGAAGCCCTTAATTGTATTCTCTGTTTCTTTACAGTAGTTCCACGGGAAATAACTAAATTGTACAAAGGGCATAAAACAGCTTAATTCGGTCCAGCGAATCATGAGCTCATCTTTAACCAGTGGGTCATCTGAATTCATGGTTTGTACTCGTCCCGGGATCATATCGGGTATTAGAGCGTCATAGCCACAGAGGGAGAGGTGGAAACTTAAGTTAAGCAGTGCCTTAAGGCCATTATCTTCTCCCCAGTGAGAGTCCTTGCCTCCTAAGCGCCAAATAATATTGCGATTTTGACTCATCCATGCAGCTCTAGATTCACAATTTCCCGGTACAATTTCCTCAAAAATTTCAAGCAATAAATCTGCGTATGCAGAAGGATCCATATCCCATTTTGTGATCTCATCTGAGGGCATATACTTGGCGTCACCACCATCTATTTTAAAGCCATCAACACCGAGATCTTTTAATTTATTTAGTTTTGATTTGTACCAACTTTTACCCGAGTATTGAGTTAAATCGACTAAGCCTGCGGTACCGCCCCACCATCGAAATGTAGCGGCTTCCTTACCATTTTTATGGGGTACGAGGGAGAGGCTTTTTTCCAATTCAGAGAAATATTTAGATTCGCAATTTACAAATGGAGTTACCCACAACCAAACTTTGAAACCCATATCATGTAATTGTGTGATCATTGATTTTGGGTCGGGGAAATCATTGCCGAATTCGAGTTCACCAAAGCAGGATTCCCAGCGATCATCTATGATGATGGTTGAGCAGGGGTAATCGTATTTTTGAATGTCCCTGGCCATATTGATAATGCGTTCCTGGTTAATAGCCCGAGGGTATTGAGTCCAGGTGCAAAATAGTGAGTCGCCCCACATATCGTCTTTTATTTTCGGTTTTTGCCAATGGAGAATTGAGGCGAGCTTCTTCCAAAGTTCAGAAAGGTTTTGAGCTTTGAAATAACGAAGTCTGAAGTTTTTTTTACAGGATATATTGAGCGAACGTTCTGCAAGGAAATCGACTTGAAGAGCTTGGCAGGTATCTGCTAAAAAAGCTTCTCCATTAGAATTCATCCACAGGGGTGATTGAATATTGTTAACCGCAAAAAAATCATTTTGTATTTCTTTTAATGGCCAGCTTTGCTGATGGTTAAAGCCATGACCATACCACGAATGATTACCTGTGGGTATGGTAATTAACTGACCAGCTTTTACGGATAGGCTATCCTTAAAAGCTGTGTTTATGCCATCTACCTTTATCATGGCATGCAAACCGAATTGCTTATTTTAGCACTACCATTGCCTTGGTCAGCAATAGACATAGCTGCAATTATTTTGAGTCCTGAAACTATGTCCTTAGGTGTTATTTCGTCGGTAAGTTTTTCTTTGCGAATGGCTTTGGCAAAGTTTTTCCATTGATATTGACCACTGCACACGGGGATGAATTCTTCTTCAACTATGGTTCGTCCTTTATCAAAATCCCCCATAATTAAGCCCAGTTCGGCATTCTCCATTCCCTGACTTTGTTTAATCCCAACATTGCGGTATACAGTGCCATTCTCGAAGTTTAAAGACATGCTATTTTTGTAGGCATCACCATCGTTAATGCAGAAGGAAGCAAAAATATTGGCAATAGCACCATTTTTGAACAGGATCGTCAAATTTGCGTTGTCTGCAGTGGGTCTTTTGGTAAATATTTTACTTGATGTCACACTCACACTATCGGCTTCACCAAAAATTTGCACCAAGTCATTGATGAGATAAATTCCCAGCCTGAAAATTGGTGGTACAGGGCATTTCGAGGGATCGTCGTACCACGAACCATCAGCGACTTCACGGTAAGAACACCACACACTCATATTACAGCTGATAGCCCTTCCAAGAGTATGTTTTATTTGCCATTTTTTAATTAAATTTAAATCATGAGGAAGGCATGGAGCCGGTGAATTTAAATGAATGATTCTTCCCATTTCTTGGGCTTTCTCCAAGACTTCCAAAGCAGCTTCACAATCCACTTCAAAGGGTTTTGTGGTCATTACATCTTTGCCTGAGGAAATAATTTTTTTCAAAAAATCAGCACGTCCACTTGGTCCAGTAAAAAGTCCCACTGCATCTATTTCGGGATCATTAAGAATCTCATTAAAATCGGTGGTACCAGAAATGTTATATTGTTCTTCAACCTGTTTTAAATTACTTGAATCAAGATCGCAGACTTTAACTAATTCAAAGTCAGTAGTGCTTTCATCAGTCATTAATTGATCAACAATATTTTTGCCGAAATTGAGGCCGATAATGGCAATTTTAATTTTGTTCATACTCAACCTTAGATTGTATTTTCACATGTATTATAATTAGTATACTAATGTTTTTCATTAAAATCAAATCCAATCTATTTATTTTTTGTATTTAGCGAAGGACAGCGATTTTTAAAACAACTGCATAAAGAGTAGTACTCAGACTTTTTTAAAGATGATAAATCCATAAAAAGTAAATAGAAACATTAGCCCACTCATGATACTCAATAAAATTTCATAGTGCTTGAAATTGAAATTATAAAACTGAAAACTAATCGTTTTATATATATCAAAGAATTTCATGCACAGAAAATAGCTGACGCTGGTACCCATGGCTATTTGTATAGAACAGAATGAAATACCAAAAGACTTATCCCTTTTATCTACGACATGCATAGCTTCGCCTTAATGCCGATTTCTCTCATTGGTGTTGTGTTCATGAATCTATGCTTCACGATCAGCCGGAGCTCGTGGAACTCGCTATGGAACGCTGTGATTACATTCATGCCAGATTCGGGCACGAGCAGGGGCCTCAGATCAATGATCCTCGTTGCCCCTGGAATGAGAGTGAAATTGCCAGACATTTCTATTGGTGGGATCATATTTTAGAACTGAATAAAAGCCGAGGAGTGAAAAAAATATATATGTCCAGAGTTTGGACCGGAACCTTATATGTCAACTTTACCACTAAGTAATATGGCCATTACGAACCTATGGGATGTTAAAACTTACATATGATGGAGCTTCTGAAAGATAAGTATGGTCATTAATTATCTAAAACAGCTATATCCCCATTACTTTTTCAAGAACCTTCCAGGTAAAATGTTTAGAGACGTGATTTTATTGGTTCCAACAAAAACCTTTTTCAATTCTTCAACTATTACTTTGACTGTTACGCACTTTTGTACAAAAATGGTTCAACTTGGTCATGCTCTGTATTAAGTTTATTTGTGAGCTTTTATTAATTAAAGTAAAGCTTTGAAATTTAAATATCTTTGTGTTTCTAAATAACGAATTCCACCATCTCCACCATTGCCCAGGGTTTAACATTGACTTTCACCACAGATTACCTTCTATAAAATTTGGAATTTTAGTCTTTGATGGATGTTGAACTCTTCTTCACTTTTGAAAAGACAAATGTGTATTTTGTTTATAACGATTTTGTTAATCTTATGATTATCAAAGATGACATTGAGTTTTGCAAGCTTTTTTTTGAGTAAAAAAAAGCACTTACATTGCTGTAAGTGCTTGATTACTAGAGTCGTAACGACAGGATTTGAACCTGCGACATCATGTCCCCCTGACAATCATCTAAGCAGAAAAAAGAGCCTTTTTTAGGTAGTTTTGCAAGCTTTTTTACCATTTTTCAACTGCTTTAGTTTTAGTCATTAGTACTGGTGATGATGGTTGTTTTTAAGCATGGCAGGATTTGTATTTTTTGCCACTTCGGCAAGGGCAAGGATCATTGCGCCCTAGATCTTGTTTGGGCATAAAACGGAAGTATTCGGTGGCCGGAATTCTTTTGCGAAGAGCTAAGCCCATGGCTTTTAAGTATGGATTGAGGTGAGTGAAGAAATTAAAATAACCTTCACAGAGGTAGTTGAGGTGCTTTTCGCCATTGGAAGTACTGGTAAAGCGGTGGGCAGGGCATCCGCCATGGCATTGGGGACGAACGGGACACTTAAGGCATTTGCTCGGCATTTTTTCATACTTATCACGGCCAAATTGTTGTTGTTGTGGACTATCAACAATGTCCTCATAGGATTGGGTCATGATGTTACCAACTAAATCCTTGTCGTAAACAAAGTGATCGCAACTATAGACATTTCCGTTGTGTTCAATAGCTAAAGAACGTCCACATTCAGGGGAGTGGACACAGATGGATCCGGGCATTTTGAGCTCATTAGCTAAGGCACCATCGAAATGCTGAATGAATATTTTTCCAATATCTGCCTGACGCCATTGTTCAAAAATACTGATCATAAAGTCCCCCCATTGCTTGGGTCGCACCGAGCGCTCATTGACCTTAGAGCCATGAGTTGGTTCAACGATGGGGATGAATTGCATGAATTTGGAGCCTATGGATTTAAGGAATTCATAAACTCTTTTGGGGTGATCGCCATTATGACTTTGAACCACAGTTAGAGTATTGTATTCAACATTGTGTTGCTGAAGCAGCAAAAGCCCCTTCATTACTTGATTAAAAGTGCCGCGGCGAGCTTTGTCTTTGCGGTAGTGATCGTGTAGATCTTCTGGGCCATCAATACTGATACCTACTAGAAAATTATTCTCCCTTAAAAAGATACACCATTCATCATCTAATAGAGTACCATTGGTTTGCATGGCATTTGTGATATTGGCATGAGCTGGGGCGTATTTTTTTTGGAGTTCAACAATCTTTTTGAAGTAATCCAGTCCCATCAAGGTGGGTTCACCTCCCTGCCAGGCAAAGTTGATTTCTGAGCCATTGTTGACTTGGGACGAGATGTAGGTTTTTATGTGCTGTTCTAGCACATCTGGAGGCATTTTGAAAGATTTTTCATTCTCAAAGAGTTCAACCTTATCTAAGTAGAAACAATAGTCGCAATCCAGGTTACAAATAGGTCCCGAAGGTTTGGCGAGAATATGAAAGGGTTTTGTTGGCATATAAGGACTCAATTACACTTTTAGTTTAGCACGAATGGTTTAACATATATCTTTCTAAGATTTCTGAGTCCCAAACTTGAACTTCATAATAATGTTCAAAAGAACCTTCCCAATAGCGTTCATAAGAATTTGGTACAAAATCATTTGCTTCCCCATATTCATGTATTAATTGGTCTATTTCACTCAAGAAATATACTTTCTCGAAATATGGTTTTGAGGAATCAGTCATTGCAATATAGCTATCAGGAAAAGTAATTGAGAGAGAATTTTTAGGAAGTTGATCAATTGGGATAGAGATTTCTAATTGTTCACTATTTAAGTTTTTGAACCATTCTGATTTTCCAAGTGTGAAATAAATGGGAAACTCTCTAGTGACTTTTCCACCACGTTTTATAAAAAGTTCACGTAGTTTAGACTCTACTTTTTTGCGAGTATCCAAGTATGATGTTCCAAATCTTCTGTTATATCCATGAACACTCTTATGACGATTGTTCATACTCTTAAAAACTTCGCTATTGACTCCGTCTGGAAGATCAGATAAAGAAAGAAACGGTTTTCGATCTTTAAGATAATAGTGGTATATGTTTTTCATAAATGTACCAAGGGTTTTTAAGGTCTTAAGTTAATCGAATTCATGTGTTTACGCATGGTTTTAATTACACTTTTTCTTAGATTGTGGTTCGGTTTACGTAGTGAATAAATTGATGCTCACCTAGCTCAATTAAAGTGTCTGAGCAATTGCCGATTGGAAACCTTGTATAATTTGACGCACCTAAAAATAGATTTAAGGCTTCACGAATAAAGTGACCATGGGTGATACAAATAACTGTTATATCTGTGTTTTCACTAGCGACCATTGAAAGAAACTCTGAAACTCGACCTCGAAAACTGCCAACAGACTCGGAAGCTTTAGGAAGATTTGATTCTTTGGAAAATTCGGGAGTAGAGATAGGAGCAGAAGGGTTAAGATTCAATTGACCTTCACATAAAAGAGGCAAATATTCAGGCGTAAACCGAGCTGACTCTATAAATGGGGCAAGTGTTTGTTTAGCTCTTAAAAGGGGGCTACACCAAATTTTATCGAACTGAATTGTGGCAATATACTTTGCCAACAAGCTTGCTTGTTGGAAGCCCTCCTGATTCAAAGGCTCTTCAGCTTCACAAGACAAGAAGCCATTAGCATTAGCCCTAGTCTTAGCATGTCTAATTAAATGTAATTTCATTTATTAATTCCAATAAGCTAAAGTTCTAACTGAGAGAATTCTCTCATATCAAATCTACAAACATCAATCTTTTTATTCGTCAATTTTTCTTCAAAAATTTGAGCCAACTCTTGAGACCGTGAATCCACATTTAAGCTGGTCCCGATAATAACAGTTTTTTTCATGTAATTGTCACCTTAAGCTTTGGCTCTTTATTTGTATGAAGATTAATTTGTGCATCCATGGTTATTATAGGTTATAATACATCTTCTTCAAATCTCAATAAGTCTAATCCAAGGGTTTTTTGTATATTTCCTTAGCTTAAATCGGCTTTGGGTGAATGACCAAAGTGTTTTTTAAAGACTTTACAAAAGTAGCTAGGGTCGTGGTAGCCGCATTCGTGCGCGAGTTGTTTGACGCTGAGGTTTTGCGTGAAAAGCAATTTTTGGGCGTATTCCATTTTTGTTTTGATGAGGTATTCATTGGGGCTTATGCCTATGGCCTTTGAAAAAACTCTAGAGAAATGATAGCGACTCAATTTGGCGACCGAGGCCATTTCATCGATGCTGATGGCTTGATTGAGGTGGTGGTTGATATGATTTAAAACATTTTGTATTGCTTGGGGGAGAGGCTTTTGTTTGTCGGCTAAGATCTCTTGATGGAGTTCCATAATAAATTGATAGCATAG is from Lentisphaera profundi and encodes:
- a CDS encoding sulfatase-like hydrolase/transferase, encoding MKLHKLIILLSLSFNSMALQKPNILWIVSEDNSANWLGVYGNKNATTPNLDKLAGEGFTYTQCYSNAAVCAPSRSTWITGIHAVAMGTQPMRSHYPIPHDQISYFPDHLKKNGYYVSNHFKTDYNIGGRDDFDCWDNDKNDSQKIYGWKKAPKGKAFFCQINIHDSHESQAFGLIDQTRHDPKQITPFKYHPNTKVMRQNYARYLDNIEDMDRQVGNILKELKKDGLENNTIVIYSSDHGGVMFRSKRFIYNSGTHCPLILRIPPKYKELWPTQMPGSVIHRLVSFVDMPKTWLSISQSAIPANFQGRIFLGSEIEPEASFHFSFRERADERIDNARMIRDKEFIYIKNYLPFVPTGQNLMYPNIMKATQEWREQHQQGLTDSITGRIFGAKDSDELYDSNKDYDNINNLAKDEPYSQKLKELKQAMREYQLEIFDSGLLPESERLRLAQKYKMTIYELIRKPELYNLPALLDAADFAISAKNSDQVQLCNMLNSQDLGIRYWAATAFCRLNNLSKPSISKLKHCLSDESHEVRIFAAYALIKNGHSEEAYPCLRTLFDQKSYARLTLLNAIDWLKIGKQFIDELKAMDTDCHYEQDMRSLIFKNNGLPYDSNWAQNKYQRLEAEAISKRDSRP
- a CDS encoding alpha/beta hydrolase, translating into MNLFSLLIMFGTIVQANDLRYFAEHDKREIKNEIIDSKHQLRLISSLPDNWQESDKRPAFVFIHGGGWVAGEPENFIPQMRYFASRGAVCFSVNYRLLKPKNYRWNKKLSDEENKINEQKKLQEFVAGPSLTELISDCEKAMITLCFSFLADDFVLSKQKNCPVSSIIIPKPISQWLKTGIRCPQVMPSSKNLKCGN
- a CDS encoding substrate-binding domain-containing protein; translation: MPGYKEVAQTMEQEIKDGKYEERLPTIDGLCDIYKVSRVTMQRAIGVLKKREVVNTSPKRGITVTRLKRPRSHVLGAVLHTKYGSPLHEQLIEGMYSEAEKFNEVVAVSAGTLGNVKKEVTQIKQLLEKQKVDGFVIWPSWNDGKVSPGVQYLIDEEIPFVVVPDDFQHQYRNCNLVTNRNDTGSSEVMTHLLGSSYKNILFVTKSTANTPSFTEKRYEQYKKSLGLANLKTYPIMNCKALAKKRKVFDGIDAVFCDTDECAIELVKICLQKGVSIPSDIALVGYDNTKIAHKLDITSIEQHFGNLGRLAIDVLLRDINGELEEKEHHTVQSELIIRNSSKR
- a CDS encoding glycoside hydrolase family 31 protein, which produces MIKVDGINTAFKDSLSVKAGQLITIPTGNHSWYGHGFNHQQSWPLKEIQNDFFAVNNIQSPLWMNSNGEAFLADTCQALQVDFLAERSLNISCKKNFRLRYFKAQNLSELWKKLASILHWQKPKIKDDMWGDSLFCTWTQYPRAINQERIINMARDIQKYDYPCSTIIIDDRWESCFGELEFGNDFPDPKSMITQLHDMGFKVWLWVTPFVNCESKYFSELEKSLSLVPHKNGKEAATFRWWGGTAGLVDLTQYSGKSWYKSKLNKLKDLGVDGFKIDGGDAKYMPSDEITKWDMDPSAYADLLLEIFEEIVPGNCESRAAWMSQNRNIIWRLGGKDSHWGEDNGLKALLNLSFHLSLCGYDALIPDMIPGRVQTMNSDDPLVKDELMIRWTELSCFMPFVQFSYFPWNYCKETENTIKGFAKVHKALQNYIANMAKDNSAPLIQPMEFAFPNSGMKNICNQYLLGPDLMICPVLDPGINQRKVIIPNDEFIDAWSGQEMKKGEFIIDTPCPGIGLFVRKQNKQLFNILNTALKSIERGSTPLNTCTSSHKCGLNRDLSVTG
- a CDS encoding Gfo/Idh/MocA family protein, producing the protein MNKIKIAIIGLNFGKNIVDQLMTDESTTDFELVKVCDLDSSNLKQVEEQYNISGTTDFNEILNDPEIDAVGLFTGPSGRADFLKKIISSGKDVMTTKPFEVDCEAALEVLEKAQEMGRIIHLNSPAPCLPHDLNLIKKWQIKHTLGRAISCNMSVWCSYREVADGSWYDDPSKCPVPPIFRLGIYLINDLVQIFGEADSVSVTSSKIFTKRPTADNANLTILFKNGAIANIFASFCINDGDAYKNSMSLNFENGTVYRNVGIKQSQGMENAELGLIMGDFDKGRTIVEEEFIPVCSGQYQWKNFAKAIRKEKLTDEITPKDIVSGLKIIAAMSIADQGNGSAKISNSVCMP
- a CDS encoding anaerobic sulfatase maturase; translation: MPTKPFHILAKPSGPICNLDCDYCFYLDKVELFENEKSFKMPPDVLEQHIKTYISSQVNNGSEINFAWQGGEPTLMGLDYFKKIVELQKKYAPAHANITNAMQTNGTLLDDEWCIFLRENNFLVGISIDGPEDLHDHYRKDKARRGTFNQVMKGLLLLQQHNVEYNTLTVVQSHNGDHPKRVYEFLKSIGSKFMQFIPIVEPTHGSKVNERSVRPKQWGDFMISIFEQWRQADIGKIFIQHFDGALANELKMPGSICVHSPECGRSLAIEHNGNVYSCDHFVYDKDLVGNIMTQSYEDIVDSPQQQQFGRDKYEKMPSKCLKCPVRPQCHGGCPAHRFTSTSNGEKHLNYLCEGYFNFFTHLNPYLKAMGLALRKRIPATEYFRFMPKQDLGRNDPCPCRSGKKYKSCHA
- a CDS encoding histidine phosphatase family protein, with protein sequence MKLHLIRHAKTRANANGFLSCEAEEPLNQEGFQQASLLAKYIATIQFDKIWCSPLLRAKQTLAPFIESARFTPEYLPLLCEGQLNLNPSAPISTPEFSKESNLPKASESVGSFRGRVSEFLSMVASENTDITVICITHGHFIREALNLFLGASNYTRFPIGNCSDTLIELGEHQFIHYVNRTTI